Sequence from the bacterium genome:
CGGCCGATCATGGCGGCCAGGACGAGACCCGGCGGCATGTCGGTGGACAGGTCCTTCATGGAGTGCACGGCCAGGTCGATCTCGCCGACCAGCTGGGCCTCCTCCAGCTCCTTGGTGAAGAAGCCCTTGCCGACCATGGCGGCCAGCGGCACGTCCTGGATGCGGTCGCCCCGGGTCTTTATGACGACGATCTCCACCGCGGCGCCGGACGCCTGCAGCAGATCCCGCACGTGGCTGGCCTGCCACAGGGCGAGACGGCTGCCGCGCGTGCCGATGCGCACGGGCGGCGAGGGGGGCTGAAGCGGGCTGTCAGGCAAGGGTTCCTCCCGGTTGATGTCCGGCGGAAAATGTAATCCCTGGACCGTGATATTGTGTCATGATGTGGTCATCATATCGAATTGCCGGGATTCGGCAACGATCGGGGGAGGATTCGTGGGGCGCATCGAGATCGTCACCGGCGACATCACCACCCTCGCGGTGGATGCCGTCGTCAACGCCGCCAACACCAGCCTGCTCGGCGGCGGCGGCGTGGACGGCGCCATCCACCGCGCCGCCGGCCCCGCCCTGCTGGCGGAATGCCGAGCCCTGGGCGGTTGCGCCACCGGCGACGCCAGGATGACCGGGGGCCACGACCTGCCGGCGCGCCACGTCATCCATGCGGTGGGGCCGGTCTGGCGCGGCGGCCGCAGCGGCGAGCCGGATCTGCTGGCCTCGTGCTACCGGCGCTCCCTGGAGATCGCCCGCGACCACGAATTGCGCACGGTGGCCTTCCCGGCCCTCAGCTGCGGCGTGTACCGGTTCCCCCTGGACCGGGCCGCGGGCATCGCCGTGCGGGAGGTGCGGGGTTTCCTCGCGGCGAGCGAGCTCCCGGAAAGCGTGATACTGGTC
This genomic interval carries:
- the hemC gene encoding hydroxymethylbilane synthase (transformation of porphobilinogen to hydroxymethylbilane in porphyrin biosynthesis), whose amino-acid sequence is MRIGTRGSRLALWQASHVRDLLQASGAAVEIVVIKTRGDRIQDVPLAAMVGKGFFTKELEEAQLVGEIDLAVHSMKDLSTDMPPGLVLAAMIGR
- a CDS encoding O-acetyl-ADP-ribose deacetylase, whose amino-acid sequence is MSGGKCNPWTVILCHDVVIISNCRDSATIGGGFVGRIEIVTGDITTLAVDAVVNAANTSLLGGGGVDGAIHRAAGPALLAECRALGGCATGDARMTGGHDLPARHVIHAVGPVWRGGRSGEPDLLASCYRRSLEIARDHELRTVAFPALSCGVYRFPLDRAAGIAVREVRGFLAASELPESVILVCFGYDVLAAYRRALEGDS